A genomic stretch from Astatotilapia calliptera chromosome 4, fAstCal1.2, whole genome shotgun sequence includes:
- the hmox2b gene encoding heme oxygenase 2, with product METTGNVSNGAGPVYEQKEKTLRPEDLSEMLAAGTKQIHEKAENTQFVKDFLRGRIRKELFKLGAVALYYTYTALEEEIERNKDHPHFAPLYFPAELHRHEALARDLEYFYGPEWKSHASCSKATQQYVDRIHQVGQEDPVLLVAHAYTRYMGDLSGGQVLKKVAQRALKLPPTGEGLEFYQFDAIHSAKAFKQLYRSRMNELELDMETKKRLVDEAVKAFLFNIEVFEELEEIGKTIQEDVLDAGMPVHGAMGGDISKCPYYNAKMAASGGTAYVRQLAMAALRHPTGQVLFATWFAALAGLVAWYLM from the exons ATGGAGACAACAGGGAATGTGTCCAATGGTGCAGGGCCTGTGTatgagcagaaagaaaagaccCTCAG GCCAGAGGATCTGTCTGAGATGCTGGCAGCAGGGACCAAGCAGATTCACGAAAAGGCTGAGAACACTCAGTTTGTGAAAGATTTCCTCAGGGGTCGCATCCGCAAAGAGCTCTTCAAG CTTGGTGCGGTGGCGCTTTACTACACATACACGGCCCTGGAGGAGGAGATTGAAAGAAACAAGGATCACCCCCATTTTGCTCCTCTTTATTTTCCCGCTGAGCTGCATCGCCACGAAGCTCTGGCCCGTGACCTCGAATACTTTTACGGTCCAGAATGGAAGAGCCACGCAAGCTGCTCAAAGGCCACCCAACAATATGTGGACCGCATCCATCAAGTAGGGCAGGAGGACCCAGTTTTGCTGGTTGCACATGCCTACACTCGCTACATGGGGGACCTATCTGGTGGGCAGGTGCTGAAGAAGGTGGCACAGAGAGCCTTGAAGCTGCCGCCCACAGGAGAGGGCTTAGAGTTTTACCAGTTCGATGCCATCCATAGCGCCAAAGCATTCAAGCAGCTGTATCGAAGTCGGATGAATGAGCTGGAACTGGACATGGAAACAAAGAAGAGACTGGTGGATGAGGCTGTGAAGGCTTTTCTGTTCAACATTGAG GTGTTTGAGGAGTTAGAAGAGATCGGCAAAACCATCCAGGAGGATGTTTTAGATGCTGGCATGCCCGTTCATGGAGCAATGGGTGGAGACATCAGCAAATGTCCCTACTACAATGCCAAAATGG CGGCATCAGGTGGAACAGCATACGTCCGTCAGCTGGCCATGGCTGCTCTCAGACACCCGACAGGACAGGTCCTGTTTGCTACTTGGTTTGCTGCCTTGGCTGGACTGGTTGCGTGGTATCTGATGTGA